The nucleotide window GCTGTTGGGGTCTGGAACAAGTCAGCATACTCTTCTAATAACTGTTTGATTTCAGGCAACAACTCCTGTTCTGTCAACACAGCCTTGATAGCATGAACTTCTTCACATTCCACCTGTAAGACCTCATTTTCAGCAAGCTTGAACTGCACACAATGGGTAACAGCCTTCCTATTCAGCAGCCCTTTTAGCCTTTGACCAGATAGTGGAGTGCACTTGGTCAGATCCTGTTTTACACCTTTTAATGATATCCTCTGGCCATCCTTGGTAAACCTCATTTCTTTATGTGGCCAGTGAACCCACATAGGACTATGAGATTCCAACCAATCCTGGCCTAAAATCATGTCAAAGCTTTTCAATGGAAGAATGCCAACTGAGGATACAAGTGTATGCCCTTGAACAGCCCACTGTAATTCTTCCACTCTCTGTGAGCAAACCATAGGACCCCCATCAGCTGCCACAAAATGAACTGGAGCACAATCAACAGTCTGCAACTGAAGTTTACTGGCCAACTGCTCACTTATGAAAGTTCCCACACTTCCAGAATCAACAAGAATCAACACTTCCACTTTTGCAATCTTGCCACACAATTTCATTGTTTTTCTTCTGATCACATCATCAGATGGAGTCTGTCCCACAGCTAACACCACATCCTCTACAACTTCTTCCTCAGAACAATCCATCTCATGACCATCATCTTCCAAAGCATCTAACAACTCTTCTAACACATGCTGAGGAATTTGGGCAGCACACTTGTGAGCTTTATCCCACTTACCCCCACACTTGAAACAGAGGCCATTTTGACGCCTGTAGTCCCTGAGTGTTGCTAACTTGTCCCCCTGATCAGACTTGTTCAGGTTGGTTTTACCCATTTCTCCATCAGCACCCTTCAGTTTGTTAGCTGACGGCTTGAACCCATTCTTGGTGAAATCCCGCCCAAAGGGTTTTGACCAACAACGACTCAACTCATCTTCCTATAAAGCAGCCAACACACTGGCTGTAGCAACATCTTGAGGACGATGTAAGGCGATAGCAGCCCTGATCTCTTCCTTCAATCCAGCCATAAAACGGGTCACAAAGAAAGTGTCATCATAATGATCATTGTACAGAAGCATCCCATGAGCCAGCCTTTCAAACTCAATATGATATTCTGACACCGATCCTATCTGCTTCAAGGTCTCAAACTGATTCAAGAGCATTTGGTACTGATCCCGATCAAACCGCCCCATCACCAGCTCACACAACTGCCCCCAATCTGTGATCCTGCCCTTGCGCTGCACCGTTTGAAGCCATGCCGCCGCTGGGTCTTTGAAGTTCAGCGCCGCGAACCTTGTCTTCAACGATGGATGGACAACATACACCTCGAAAAACATTTCACAATTGTCGCGCCATAAGCGGGGGTTTTCACCATCAAACTTCGGAAAATCGATCTTGGGAAATGGTGGTGATCAGTTATGGGGAGGAAAAGCATCATCCACTGGCGGGAAAGGAGGGTGAGGAATCGGATCCGGTAACGTACCCCCGTTGCAGACCTGCGGCCGGAGTTCGAGGATTCCGCCGCAGTGTTCGCCGTGGCCCTTGGCCCGCTCCCCGTCCATCGCAGGTGAGCACGAGGGCGACCCGGTAGCCGCGTTGAGGTCCATGTTCCTCAGTGCCGGTTGGGGTTACGTCGACGGTGGTGGTGCGGCGGCTGTCGTCGCAGGAGCTGTGATCCTTGCCTCCAGCGAATCCACCCGCGACGCCGCGAAATCGATCCGCGTAGAGACCGCGTCCAGCGATGCCTTCGTACCTTCGGCCCGCTCCCGCAAATCCCCGAACACCTTGTCCGTAGAAGCTTGCCACGAACCCATGGCGTTCAGCGAATCCAacgtattctgcatcatgttcTGAAATCCCTCCAACTGCTTTGGCATGGTCTCGAAACGCGTCGAGAGGTCCTCCATGGACTGCGCCATCAACGCTGGAGCTTCGTAGGCTTCTTTTTCGGCGCCAGACCGCTCTCGCCCGCGCTCACCGCCGACCCAACCACATCCCAATCGGACTTCTGGAGCGACTCGACTTCACCCGAAGATGAAGAACAAGCACCTCCTGCCGTCAGGAATTATAGTCGCGATCAAGACGATGAACACagcggctttgataccaattgtcaCGATCCTTGGGGGATCGGACGATAACTGGGTTCCAGAATGGAATTGGAAGGGAATTTAGGCAGGAAAGAGCAAGAACAGCATGAGGGAGAACAGACAGAATAGTTTCAGAGTTCAGTTATTTCATCGATGCCACTAATCCTGTCAACATTCACCTCCGTTTCCTTTGTTGTCGGACGACCAACAGTGCCGTGCGCCTTGGTCTTATGCCTCTTCTTCATGACACAAAATTGCTAAAAGTTTCTTGTATCGAGGGAGTTGATGAGGGAATACATTAACACAGAGAATATGGAACTGATCAGGTGTATATTCAGTAATGGTGATGTCATAATTTGTAACTGGAGATAATGTGTCGTTTCTGAGTGCCAAACTTACTCTTCTGCTTCAATTTCTCAACAGAAAAATTCAGAACATATGCTCATGGTACATAAGTACACTGTGTGCCCATATCATCAGTCACTGATCAGGCTGCTCAGACACAGAACCACGAGTAGCACATCAGGGATGCTCAACTGCATTTCATATACCAATCTTTTGTTTCCCATACGACCCCTATATCAGGTCCCTCTAGATACAAATTATGTGACAGAAGAGGTCATCtcagttcatggttcaagccaaCATCCATCACCAATAAACATAACGCAAATGTTGCCAAGACATCCTACTCCCGGTATCCATGAGCATTACTCATCAAGAGGCCAAGCGAACCTGACTGATCCATCACCTCTTCTTGAACCCATACTTCTTGCGCTCATAGAAGAGGTCGGTCTTGGCGCTACCGAGGTTGACGATCTTGGGGCACCCGTCCCGGTCCTTCTCCTGCTGCGTGCACTCCTTGCAGTAGTAGGCATCCGAGATGCCCACGCCACCGCAGATGACGCACCGCCCCTGGAACGACCCGTAGTTGCACTCGTCACAGACACGGACCAGTGTGCACGGTCGCACGTATGAGTCGCAGATGACGCACTTGCCATCGCACTTCTCGCATAGCCGCCCGATGGCGATGCCGGGCTGCTTCCGGCACATGATCAGGTCAGGGTGGTGCTTTGCCATGGCTGTCAGATGTTAATCTGGCAAGCAATAGTACAATGGTTAGTGCATTATCATGGAGCAATGTTACAGCTTTGTGAGGAACGACATGAACATGCACAGAAACAGTTGAAGGTTGAATACCTAATGCAAAGAGAATTGTTAATTCGTTATTTATTTAACTTGATAGCAAGTAATAAGGGGAAACTTCGCTTTGGCAACTAAGCTCTTCCCATATGCATTGCTCATTTTGATTTTTTCCAGTCTATCGTTAATCTTTATATGATTTGGAGATGGCCATCCTATATTCCTATGTACCATAGTTAAAGCAATTGAGTCTATAgccacaaagaagaagaaaagatacAAAAGGGTGGCAAAGAAGAGAGACGGAAGGAGGGAGGGAGAGCAGATCAGAAATTTCAGTCGAACAATGAAGAAATGATTAGCCCAAGCGGGAAGAAGATTGAAACCTCCCTACCAATAGTCGATGTACAAGGCATGGCAATAGGCACCGCATAATGCACATTGCTTCAACAATTTTTTTGTTTGATGGAAATAGGTGATCATCCAAATAAAAAAATGTTGTGGTCAATTTTCAACTTTGAAATTAGCACATTAAAGAATTCTTAGAATTGCAGCCACTTTTAACAATCCAACCATATTGTTAAGTCCTTCCACAAAGAAGAGGTTCAGCATACTGAATTACAAACTATGCCCACATAGGATATTTCTTGCTTCGCCACAAGTCAGAAAGATTGCAATCTACAATGCAGTTCAAGTACAAATATGCAGAGTGTAAAGatgtgcagagagctcccgctctgtgcggggtctggggaagggtgtcagtggcaagccttaccctcgcctgtgcaatgcgaggagaccgcgactcgaaccggggaccttccggtcacaggcggtaagactctaccgcttgcaccagctCCCGGTCAGTATATCCCCTGTCATGAAACAATATTAGGTGTATCATCAGAAAATGATAAATAAGACTACTGCAAGGTTGGTATGATTACTTGGAGGCTTGAAAGTATACATCATTGCATTTATATGTGATATTTCTATTTAAAAGGTGTGCCATGGAGTTACGTTAAAATATTTCTTGATGCTGCTAAAATGAATATGTTGTAACAAATTTAGTGGTTAAGAAAGACATTGGACTGACAACAACCATTTGTGTCGATGTTGATTGCACTCAGGCCTTGTGGACACCTAAGGTAAGGGTGGAAGGACGAATAATCTGTTCTAAACGAAGTGCCAATATTAGCATCAAATAGTCCCTTTAGCAAAGATAGAAACAAACAGCCCAAATGTTGTCCCCTTTGATTGGATATATTAGACCCAAAGTCAGTGGCGTTTGCAAACAAACGGTTGAATCAAGAGTTTGCTTCTCTTACAGACACAGGTACTTTGTCTGAAGCTGTACAATGCTGCTACGGATGTGGATGAGCAGTCAAATCAATGAGTTGCCTGTTACGCAGGTGCTCCATTTGAGCACAGACCGCGTCGACAGAGGCTTGGAACCAACAGGGCGACAGGCAGAATTGCAGAAATCACACAGGGCACGGCAGGGGCGGCCCCCCGGACAGGGAGCAAACCTAGAAGCCGGGTTCTACGAAGTACGAAGGGTCAGTGCGGGGCGCCAATCAGCAGCAACTAAGCACACGCGCGCGGCGCGCCATCTGCTAGCGGAGCCACGCGCCGACGA belongs to Miscanthus floridulus cultivar M001 chromosome 4, ASM1932011v1, whole genome shotgun sequence and includes:
- the LOC136550969 gene encoding PHD finger-like domain-containing protein 5A; the encoded protein is MAKHHPDLIMCRKQPGIAIGRLCEKCDGKCVICDSYVRPCTLVRVCDECNYGSFQGRCVICGGVGISDAYYCKECTQQEKDRDGCPKIVNLGSAKTDLFYERKKYGFKKR